The region TCGATATTAGATGTAAAAAGAAATCTTAATAGTGTAGATGAAACAACTTAAATGGAATAAAACTACTTACTTTAGATAGTCATCAACTATTGGACAATTCGTTAAAACGTGTCTATGAGCCTGCAACTTTTCAATTGGTGTTAGGGTGTAATATGAAGATCCACCCACATGTTTTCCGACTCTAGGAAATAATTCTGTTACCCGTGAACCTGTTTGGATATCACCAATAGGTTCATCATCTACACGTCCAGGTTGATTCCATCTAGTCTCAATGTTTTCTATATATCTTGAACAAAATGTAAGAATCTCTTCAAAAAGGTATCCTTCTGCAATAGACCCTTCTGGTTTTGCCTTATTACGCACATGCGATTTAAGTTTTCCCAAGTACCTATTATTGAACCAAAATTGTATTAGTTAATTTTTTTACTTTACTTTCTAAGTTAATATCATTACAACAAATTCACATAGTTTACCTTTCAACAGGATACATCCACCGATAATGAACAGGACCTCCAAGCTTAACCTCTTCAACAAGGTGAACAACCAAGTGAACCATAACAGTGAAGAACGAGGGAGGAAATAACATTTCCATGTGGCATAAAGTGAGGACAATTTGGTTTTGCATTTTTTCCAAGTCTTCAATTTTCAATGCCTTACCACATAGTTGTCTAAAGAATGAGCACAACTCAATCAATACTGCTGAAATCTCATGAGGTAATGTTGTGCGAATGGCTAATGGTAGAAGTTGTTCCATTAATATATGACAATCATGACTCTTCATCATTCCATTCACCTTGAGATTTACCAAGTCAATGCATCTAGATATGTTGCTTGAATAACCATCAGGCACCCTAATATTCTTTAAAATTGTTAAAAAATTCCTTTTATCTTTACCCGTTAGACTAAAGGCCGCAGGAGAAATTCTACCATTTTCATCAGGCCAAAGATTAGGTCTTATGCCCATATTTTGAAGATCTTCTCGAGCTTTAAAATGGTCTTTACTCTTTTGCCTATCATTTAGTAAAGTACATATGACATTATCGCATACATTTTTCTCAATATGCATCGGATCAAGATTATGGCGCAAAAGATTATCCTTCCAATACGGAAGTTCAAAAAATATGCTTTTCTTTTTCCATTGTTGAGGATGACCTTGTGTAGGATCACATTGTGTACTATCACCTTCTACAGGTTGTCCCTCATGTTTTCTTTTTACCGATTTTTCTTTCACTGGCTTTTTACCAAAGACAACTTTAACCTCTTTAACCTGTTCAAAAATTTGATGTCCAGATAATGTTCTCGGTGGACTCCGTATTTCTTGTTCACCATTAAAGTGGATCCTATTCAATCTAAACCTATGTCTCTGATTAAGGAAACGACGATGACCCATAAAACACCATTTACGGCTAGCTTTAAGACGGAGAGAAGTAGTTCCAAAGTTACACGATGGACAAGCAAGTCCTGTGTATGTGTTCCATCCAGAAAGTGCACCCAAACCTGGAAAGTCACTAATCGTCCACATCAAATTTGCATGTAACGTGAACATCTCTTTCTTGAAAGAATCATATGTATCCACACCATTTGTCCATAACTCCTTCAACTCTTTGACTAAGGGTTGTAAATATACATAAATATTATTTTCCTGGTGCTTCTTTATCAGGAATTATCATTGACATTATAAACGATGTCTGCTTCATGCAAACCCACGGAGGAGTGTTATATGGAATGAGAACAACTGGCCAAATACTATTATTTGTACTCATCACACCAAATGGATTAAAACCATCACTAGCCAATGCAAGACGCACATTTCATGGATCTGATGCAAACCAAGTATGTGTCAAGTCAAATTTCTTCCAAGCTTCTGAATCTCTAGGATGCCTTAACGTTCCATCATTGTTAGTATCATTCGCATGCCATCTCATATCCTCGGCCGTCTTTGACGACAAAAATAATCTTTGTAATCGAGGTTTTAATGGAAAATAACGAAGAACCTTGGCTGgaattttcttctttttcttgttAACATGGCCCTCTTCATTTGATTTCCATTTCGAAGTGTTACAAGTTTTGCAAGCCTctctctcttcatcttctccccaaTAAAGCATACAACCGTTTGGACATGCAGGTATCTTTACATAATTCAAACCCAATTTTGTGATTGATTTCTTGGCTTCATAGAACGAACTTGGAATGTTTGCATATTCAAATGCATCTTTTATTAACTCTAAAATAATTGTCATTGCCTTCTCACTCAATCCACATAAACACTttatatggtacaactttaccAAAAAAGATAATCTTGAATATTGTCTACACCCTTCATATAAAGGTTGTTCTCCTTCTCTAGCCAATTCATAGTATTCCTTGGCCTCATTTCTTTCCTGAGTTAAACTTGGCATCACATAATCTTCTTGGTAAATCTCAAAATTTGATGCAGATGGTATTTCATTAGCATGATTCCTATCAACTCCAAATGCAGCATTGATCATGTTCTGAATAGAATCTTCGACAATGATATTATCCTCAACCATATTTGGAGTAGTACTATGGGAGATAGTACTATGTAGTACATAGGACTCTCCATGATGAATCCAAATGGTGTATCCCTGCGGAAATGGTGACCACATTAAGTGGCCGAACATGTCACTCCTACTCTTTGATTTTCTGAAACCACAACGTTTACAAGGGCATATTACACCGTCGTTTTCTTTTGCACCTTTAAATGCAAAGTCAATAAATTCTTTTATCCCTTGTTGATACGCAATCGATGATTGTGGCTTAGTAATTCATGACTTATCCATTTcttcaaaaaataaaaatatagataTTATATTATTTGTTCAAGAGCTCTAGTactatttaataaaaaataacCAATCACATATTTGCATAACATAGAAAAAATCATGAATATTAATACGAAAACATGTTATTTTGAATACAGACTCACAAAATTGTTTCCTTCTAAGTTTAATTTCAATATTTATTCTCTATGATCCTTACTACAAGTCAAGCCCGGTCCAAGGGGCAGGCAAGTAAGGCACATGCCTAGGACCTCATGTTTTTAATAATATTACTAGTATTTTTGTGGTGCTTTTTATATTGTTAGTTAAAGTGTCTTCGATGTTTAATTAATGCTTGTTAGCTTTGATCATAATATACCATATAATAATATATAACAGTGGTTAGAATACTACAAAATTTCAATCTAATCTTAGATAGTAACacaattaaaatttaattttggCATACTGTATTTCAGAGTAAATCATTTTACCAGTGTTTTAgtaaaatataaataaatatacTCAACATCATAATGACCATCTAAGCTTTTGTACGTTAAAAATTAACGAACTATATTTCCAATTTATAATTTAGAGTGAGAAATAAACTATAAATTTTAGATTCTTTTACTATTAATTTTTGTAAAGCCTATAGTTATAATGCATATCTTATGTGCCTATGTTTCCAATTGAACAAGTACACTAACAAGAACAAGAAATCTTCAAATTGTTTACTGATATGCAGAATGAACAGTACTCCAATTTCACTAAAAATACCACTACTCCAATTTCACTAAAAATCCCATTACTCGATGAACATTTCAAATAAAAGTAACCTTGAATTTTAATTATAACATACAATCAATCAAAATTAAGGATAAAATCATATCGTAAAGACACACTCAAATTGAAGGATGAAATCATACCTCAAAGACACACAAACATTTGTAGAGAATGTTGACCTTGCAACTCACAAACAAAGTTGAAGAACGCAAACAAGGAGTAGCGAAGCAACTACACGGGAAAAGTTATCTGTAACAAAAATCAAAGTAGCTTATCAGTAATTGATAGAAAACATGATATGCATAATGTGAAAAAATGTATAACTGTAGCAGTAGGAATTATGACAATGGCACAAATCTTTTTACCAGTGGTTTAGTAAAATATAGATAAATAAACTCAACATCATAATGACCATCTAAGCTTTTGTACATTAAAAATTAACGAACTATATTTCCAATTTATAATTTAGAGTGAGAAATAAACTATAAATTTTAGATTCTTTTACTATTACTTTTTGTAAAGCCTATAGTTATAATGCATATCTTATGTGCCTATGTTTCCAATTGAACAAGTACACCAGCAAGAACAAGAAATCTTCAAATTGTTTACTGATATGCAGAATGAACAGTACTCCAATTTCAAAGCAAGAATATATTTTGTATTGAAAATATGGAGCAATCATGATTTATCCTTGAAGAAGTAGTTGTTTATTTCAACAAGAATATATTATGTATCGAAATAACGCAGCAAGAGCCGAATATGTTTGTAGCAGTAGTTGTATGATGAAGCAAGAATAAATCTGATATATCAAATTTGTTACTGATGCATTGAAGTAGATAAGAGATAGTTTTAGTGACTAAAAATGACACAAGTATAAGTTGAAATATAAAGTATGTGCCATATATATTATATGAAATGGATGGACAATTAGCTCAACAAATGACATTATATTTTAGTAAGAACTCAACATTTTTTGACAGAGCAGATTGAAATACATGCACTTGCATAGAGGTTATTTTAGACGCAAAGTATAGAATATCTATGAAGGAAGACTCAATTTGTATAATTATTGATAAcatacataaataaataaaaacaacCCTTAGCAAATCCATTTAAAACACAATAAAGAACAAAAAAACAAATCAATTTTCAACACTATACacagaaaaaaaatcaattttcAATACTATAAAGCATAGAAAAACTGAACCATTTCAAATACTTGAGAAAAAACAGAAGTTGTTAACACAAACACTCAACAAAGGTAAACATCGGTCCATTTGAAACAATATAAAGCACATAAGAAAAAAACATTTGAAAATTATACAAACACAGAAAAAAAATCTATTtcaaaaagtaaaaaaaaaacagaaGTTGTCAACACTTAACAAAGATAAACAACAATCCATTCGAAACACTATAAAGCACAAAAAAACAAGTCCTTTTCCAAACACAAGAAAGGAAGCTGAAACGAAAGATTATTTTATCGAGGAAGATAAAATTCAATGAAGTTATTAAATGTGTAGAAAAGTAGTATGAAAGCAGAATGACAAATCCCATATAACAGAAAAATGCATAGGAAGAAGATAATGAAAGCCCTGAAACGTAGTATATTAACGGGGAATAAAGTTTACAGAAAATCAAGAAGAAATAGACAAGGATGTTAAAGATGAAATATGCTTTCTAGGCATGGTACATTTTGTTGGTGTGTGTAACAGAAACAGGGAGCATGAGGAGGAGAAAGTGTTATTGGTACGCCACTTTTACATATGAGTGTACAACACACAAACTCAGAGTATCATATGCTAAGAACTTAACAGCATAAGGAGCATGAGGAGGAGAAAAACCAAAAAAGCAGAAATATCATTCTAAAACACAAGAAACCAACATGAACATTTCATGAACTAACGGCATGAATGTGTGGATATTACAGTTAAAATAGTAGGAGGGGAAGAGAACCATGAAATTTTTTTAGAATCGAAAAACAGAAGACTTGGATTGAATATCACACACATTAACTTAACTGAAAATTGAAAACAACAAGAAAAGTTAACCAAAACTTAGTCCAATCATCTAGAAGTGAAAAATAAGAGGGGTGGAAACAAACTCATTATAAGCTAGTAATTCTTCTCAACTGTGTATCATCCCAATTCAAAACAAAATCTTCCTACACTTCCTCTACCAGGGGTTGGGATAAGCCTCACACTTTTCAACTAACACAATCTGCAGATTGTCGTCCGCCTACTCGAATACTTTGCCTGCTCTACGGTTCAATCACAAATAGGGGCTGCAAGGGAACAAAATAAATCAAACCTCTAATGATAAAAGGTCACTTGTTTTGCTTGTCAAGTAGTTTTAATTAATTAGTGTAAAGCCTTATAATGAGCTGCTGCAATTCTGCTTCTTATGAGATTTACTGATAGCTTTGGCCAAGAATGCAAGCATTAAAAACAATCTTTAATTATATACTCAATTATGAATAAGAGGTCTTCCTAGACATGAAGTTAACCACACATTCCACATCATTTTCAGTGATCACATTACTAAAATCTTGTTGTTGGACCTAGCGTCTCGAATCTCAATTGTGGCATATTGTGAAGTGTTTCTGTCAAGGTATAAGTAAGAATATTGAGACTAGATTCCCATTTCTATGCATTCAAGTGACTGGAGACAAATCAGAAGTAATTCATTGTCCAACTGAAGCTCAAGTAGCTGACAGTTTTACAAAGGCAATCAAAACTGACATCATTGAGAAATTAAGAGTTGAATTGGGAGTAACATTGTTGAAGAAACAATTGTTTGAATTAAGATAAAATGATAGGAATAATTCAAACTATTGTAACAAGGGATTAGGTAGTTAGTCAGTTAAAATTGTATGTAACTAACACATTGACACCATATAAATGCAACATTAGAAATAAGGAAAAAACAATTTTGAAGGCTAAACTCAAAATCAATGGGAGGTTCCTACAGATTCTACAATTCATGCAAATAATTAGTTGTTTAGAACTGAAATAAAAAAACAGGAAAGAATAACATGAATAATAATTGAAACCAATTTTACTTTCCCAACATGTCTTACATTAATATTTAGCTTCTAAAATCTAAATCAAATCATAATATGGATGTAAGGTATGTTCGGTATGGGTTTCGATTATACATTATAAAATACAATGAAGAATCTTTTGAATAAAAGAATGATGTGTCTGAATGATTTGAAATAAGATCTTGTATTTTCTAAAAGGTTTTTGGCAGACTTAGAAAAGAAGGGAGAAATATGGTGAACATTTGTTTCTATTTTTCGACATGAGTTATACGGATGGCGTCCGAATTCTAGAATCTATGTTTCAAAAAACAAGCTTCAGATTGTAGAAGCTAAAAACATTTTTGTTAAAATGAAGTAAAAAAAATATTGTATTTTTATGTACTGTAGTATTAACTCTCATTTACAGAGTCAGAGAAATGGCATTGAAATAAAGAAGCTCCTACATATGAAAGAATGTTACAAAACTAACTCTGCAAATACATTCATCATCATAATTTGGCTTCATTTAACAACTAATTTATACCAGGAAAAATTACAAAAACTCAGTACCTTCATCATCATAATTTGGTAAAATTATAATAACTATTCATGTATGAAACATAGTTTCAAAATATAATCCAATATGCTATATAAGATAAATTGTTTTCTAACTTTGTATTTACAGTTACAACAAGTAGAGTTTAATTACATCTACACCAAAAAAAGTTCTTCAAATTCAACCCAACTCAAAATTGTTTTCAGTTACATTAGAAAATTGTTTTCAACTACATCAGATTCACCCATAACAGAGATAAAAGAAAAAAACCCtcagaaattaaaagaaatagGAGGATCTAACATCATTCTCACACTACAAAAATGCATCCACTCCACCCATAATACATACAAGATGAAAAATGGAAGGAAAAACACCCATGGATATGCCATATGAAAGGAAAAACATACATATTAGCAGAAGTAGCTTAGGGTTTTTACAGACAAACCTGTTAAGATTTATGGTGATGGTGATTCCTTTGACGGTGATGTGAGTTGAGAGAGAGATACCAAGGCACGATTATGGACGAATTTGTATCGAGCTGAGAGAGATATTCATAAGCAGTACGTGAAGCAAAGCAATTTTTCTTAGTTTTGGAACACGACCCTAAATGTTCCCCTCTTTCTCCAATGAGCAAGTGTTATGGATATTTTAGGTATGAATGTTTTTCAATCGTCGTACGTTTCCCTCTCCAATTTTATGTGAACAAAGGAAAAATGATAAATTTTCAGAGCGCGGGTGTGGTAAGGTTTAGGGGGAGACGGTTGGTTCACCGTTGTGACCTTTGAGAAATTTCCAGCATGTGTTTAAAGGTTTAGACGGCGACGGTTGGTTCACCGTTGTGACCTTTGAGAAATTTCCAGCATGTGTTTAAAGGTTTAGGCGGCGACGGTTGGTTCACCGTTGTGACCTTTGAGAAATTTTCAGCATGTGTTTAAAGGTTTAGGCGGCGACGGTTGGTTCACCGCCGCGATCTTTGATGAGTTTTTCAAGATCTATATTTTAGGGGGCGACGGTTTTGTACCATTGTGACCTATATTATAGGGCGGTTCTTGTAACCGTCGTGAATTCAAGTTTAAGGCAGTTTAATGATAACCGTCGcaatatttattaatttttttagAATGTAAGGGCGGTTGGTGTAAACCGTCATAACAATCGTCTCTATATGAGAGTTACGACGATTATCAAGTAACTGTCACAATTTTTGTGTCgtaaaaccctaattttcttGTAGTGAGTTCCGGTATGTGTAACTTTGTTTACCGGAACTCTTTCAAGAAGTTTTCCGGAACGTGACTTTTTTCTTAAAGAACCGGAACTCTTTCGTGAAGACTTCCGGTTCATTACTTTGTGTGTTTCGGATGTCTTTTGTGAAGTCTTCCGGTTTGTaaaaaatacataccggaagtctttttcCAGGAGTTCCGGTGCGAGGGTGAAACGtataatttttgaaaatttcaactaaatggtaaaaatgaaatggtaaattggttaaaaccagTTAAGGGTAGAATtgaaatttttaaaaaattatagGGGTATGAGACTAAATGTAGGGATACGCAGTAAAATTTTCATCTTCTCTCGGACCTCTCATAATATTTTTGAAGCTTATTTGCAAAAGCTCTCAATCCAATATGGGTGTCACTGTGCCATATCCTCTCATGGGCCTCTCTCATAACATTATTTTCTGCTCACGTGGAACATAAATCGCATTGAAATATTGGAAACTCTTCTCCAACTCTTTCATCTAAGATTGAAATTCTATGGGAGAGGATATAAAAATCAATTGGACATTTATGAATAGAAAATGAAGACTCCTAATTTAGAAGAAAAAAACTCATACGAAAAATAGAATATTGAAACTTAAAATATAACAATTCGTAATATTCCAAACAATAGTAAGTACTTTAACCATATGTAAACTGTTTTATGGTTTTTTGAATGAAAAAAGGTGAATCTTTCAGTTCATTCAGACATCATTCGGTTGTTTAATTTTCCTAGATATCTGATGTGTGTGGGGTCGTAGGTTGTTTTGATCTTTCTTGACCTGTCCATCGTTTTCTTCTGACTCTTTTTTATTTACCCAATTTTCTTGTGGCCCTCCATCTAAACTTGAAAATTAATGCAGCCAAACAAATATGTGTCTCCATCTCCACGTGATCATGTTGGACAAGAAGACAGTGAAAATAAGAAAAGAACAATACTAGTTTTTATGGTTAATTATATTTTCCGTAGAAAATTTATTAATGTTGTTTATTTTGTCTTTTTTAAATTGCACTTTTAAGTTCTTATAAAGAAAATTTGTAATCAGTTAATTAATCACTGCTATCAAGCTAATATATTGAAGGAATGTTTTTTTTAATATGTATTTCAATGATTTTTTGCCGTTTGGTTAGAGTCTCTACGTTAATCGTGACAAAAATATTAGGCTGATATTTATAAAGAATCAAAGGTACGTGTGGTGTTGTGTTGTATAGAAGTCGGTTGACCTTGCAAAAGTTTTGTGGTTGCAATGAACATATGGGTTTATGTTAGAATGCTTGCATGACCTTGAATTCATTGAATCACTTGAATTGTGGAGGTCACTTATGTTGGGAAAATATAAACAAAACAAAGCATAAAGAAGAAAAAATGCAACACAATCATAACATAAAGAATACAAGAATATAGTATGGAAATTCCAAAATCAAAGAAAAAATCACGGCCGTTATCAATAAATAATCAGAAAATAATATTATGTGAAAATTATTACAGCACATAATATGCCATAAACTAACTCAGATCCTCAATACACTCACACCCTtcaaaacaaatatttaactacatctcaCAACACTCAAATACAAGAGTATAAGAGAACAAAAAAAGTCAAATATAAACTTAAGATGTTTTTGACTGATGCATCTTGGAATGAAGAGCTTGAATTATATATACAGTCTTTGTCAAAATAAAAGAGAGATAAAGAGAGTATGAAGGAGAAACAAGAAACATAATAGTAAAACAAAATAAGAATGATTATGAGAACATTAAGGAAATGTTAAATAATAATGATTCATCTTTCTTGTTTTATTGACTAAAGTTTTGTATCTTTCATTTTTAATACATTAGAACATAATTTCGATAAATAATTTTAGTGTAATTGAGTTGTGAAATTATTATGTGAAGAGAGATTAATGAATTTATAGATTTCATTTCCATTAAGTTTGTGTGCTTCCACGTTAATTTGTTATTCCACAAATATGATAATATGGAGAAATTTTGTGTAGTTTCCTAACAACTGGTATCAGAGCTAGTTGGTTGATTTTCTAATTTTTCTAGCAAAGAAATTTTCAGAGACGATCATGAGGAAGTCAGATTTAAGTGGGAGTGATGGCTGCAGATGACGGAAAAGTGAAGATTGAAAAGTTCGATGGTGTAGACT is a window of Lathyrus oleraceus cultivar Zhongwan6 chromosome 6, CAAS_Psat_ZW6_1.0, whole genome shotgun sequence DNA encoding:
- the LOC127096820 gene encoding uncharacterized protein LOC127096820 gives rise to the protein MFTLHANLMWTISDFPGLGALSGWNTYTGLACPSCNFGTTSLRLKASRKWCFMGHRRFLNQRHRFRLNRIHFNGEQEIRSPPRTLSGHQIFEQVKEVKVVFGKKPVKEKSVKRKHEGQPVEGDSTQCDPTQGHPQQWKKKSIFFELPYWKDNLLRHNLDPMHIEKNVCDNVICTLLNDRQKSKDHFKAREDLQNMGIRPNLWPDENGRISPAAFSLTGKDKRNFLTILKNIRVPDGYSSNISRCIDLVNLKVNGMMKSHDCHILMEQLLPLAIRTTLPHEISAVLIELCSFFRQLCGKALKIEDLEKMQNQIVLTLCHMEMLFPPSFFTVMVHLVVHLVEEVKLGGPVHYRWMYPVERYLGKLKSHVRNKAKPEGSIAEGYLFEEILTFCSRYIENIETRWNQPGRVDDEPIGDIQTGSRVTELFPRVGKHVGGSSYYTLTPIEKLQAHRHVLTNCPIVDDYLKQF